One window of Uloborus diversus isolate 005 chromosome 3, Udiv.v.3.1, whole genome shotgun sequence genomic DNA carries:
- the LOC129218829 gene encoding prolactin-releasing peptide receptor-like, with translation MDENNYTFPEMENMMQDVITSIPAVKAFFYCLYITIFATGICGNVLVCYVVFRNKSMHTVTNIFIANLALSDILLCTFAVPFTPLYLFMHEWVFGAILCHLVPYAQGVSVYISAFTLMSIAIDRFFVIIHPFKPRLQLKYSLLIIVFIWVAAGLLTLPYGIFMDLVPGKDGRPYCDEGWPHDSFRKAFGFTTSVMQFVIPFLIITYCYFRVCCKLRDRARFKPGANSQRKMEMEWERTRRLNRMLISMVLIFGVSWLPLNVHNLVVDFYIPASSWAYLNGFFFLSHAIAMSSTCYNPFLYAWLNENFRKEFKTVLPFLNESRVCQFCDATRAREENEPDEENPQPGCSSQPPVEHRERATSVKYFTETDSVRMKINQKDMGTAV, from the coding sequence ATGGATGAGAACAACTACACGTTCCCCGAGATGGAAAATATGATGCAAGATGTAATTACAAGCATTCCAGctgtaaaagcatttttctattgTCTGTATATTACAATCTTTGCAACAGGGATATGTGGCAATGTTTTGGTTTGTTATGTGGTTTTCCGTAACAAATCAATGCATACTGTCACTAACATATTTATTGCGAATCTGGCCCTCTCGGATATTCTCCTTTGTACGTTTGCAGTGCCGTTTACTCCTTTGTATCTTTTCATGCATGAGTGGGTATTTGGAGCTATACTTTGTCATCTTGTTCCATATGCTCAAGGTGTAAGTGTCTATATTTCAGCTTTTACACTTATGTCAATAGCTATCGATCGGTTTTTCGTCATAATCCATCCTTTCAAACCCAGACTTCAGCTAAAATACAGTTTATTGATTATCGTATTTATATGGGTTGCTGCAGGTTTGCTGACTTTACCTTACGGAATTTTTATGGATCTTGTTCCCGGAAAAGACGGAAGACCATACTGCGATGAAGGATGGCCCCATGACTCATTCAGGAAAGCGTTTGGTTTTACGACTTCCGTTATGCAGTTCGTAATCCCTTTTCTAATCATAACTTACTGCTACTTTCGAGTTTGTTGCAAATTGAGAGATCGAGCACGATTTAAACCAGGAGCTAATTCTCAAAGGAAAATGGAGATGGAGTGGGAGCGTACTCGCCGTCTTAACAGAATGCTAATTTCTATGGTTTTGATATTTGGTGTTTCTTGGCTTCCTCTTAATGTGCACAATCTAGTTGTTGATTTCTACATCCCAGCCAGTTCTTGGGcttatttaaatggttttttctttctctcacatgCGATTGCCATGAGTTCCACGTGCTACAATCCATTTCTGTACGCTTGGCTCAATGAAAACTTTCGAAAAGAGTTTAAAACTGTTCTGCCATTTTTGAATGAATCTCGGGTGTGCCAATTCTGTGATGCTACAAGAGCCCGGGAAGAGAACGAACCAGATGAAGAAAATCCTCAGCCAGGATGTTCAAGTCAGCCACCCGTCGAGCATCGTGAGAGAGCAACATCTGTGAAGTATTTTACTGAAACGGATTCTGTGCGAATGAAAATCAATCAAAAAGACATGGGAACGGCGGTTTAA